A window of Streptomyces broussonetiae genomic DNA:
CCGGCCTCGGGCCGCGGCTTCAGGCCCGCTGCTGGTCCACGTACTCGAAGACGGCCCCGTCCGGATGCATCACCAGCAGACTGCGTCCGGCCGGGCTCGGCAGCGGCCCGGCGAGGATCCGCGCACCGAGGCCGGTCAGCACCTGGTGCGCCTGCGTCACGTCCTTCACCGCGATGGTCGCCGTCACCTTCCGGAGGATCTCCAACTGCGCCTCCGGCCCGCTCATCAGCAGAAAGGAACCGATCGCGGCGACCTGCACCCCGCCTTGCTCGAACCGCTGGGCTCTGCCGCCCGCCAGCCGCTCGTAGAACGGGACAGCGGCTTCGAGGTCATCGACGCAGATGCGCAGTGTGGCGCCCAGAATCTCCATGAACCCGAGCCTAGTTGGAGCCTCGCAGCGGACGCAGGGGCAGCAGACCCGAAGGGGCGCGGGGAACCGTGCACACGCGCCCCACCGGCCGGTGCCCGGCCGTGCACCGCAATGCCGTTCGGGTGACCCACGCGACGTTTGGGTGCTGCGCCCACGGATACACGGAAAACCTCCCGTGAGCCGACCCGCACAACGATCC
This region includes:
- a CDS encoding VOC family protein yields the protein MEILGATLRICVDDLEAAVPFYERLAGGRAQRFEQGGVQVAAIGSFLLMSGPEAQLEILRKVTATIAVKDVTQAHQVLTGLGARILAGPLPSPAGRSLLVMHPDGAVFEYVDQQRA